A genome region from Panicum virgatum strain AP13 chromosome 4K, P.virgatum_v5, whole genome shotgun sequence includes the following:
- the LOC120704745 gene encoding protein trichome birefringence-like 38, which yields MAPERWALCRCGWVLMTTMALAAAALPGARGSSSGSAAATAAGCDLFQGRWVADKSYPLYDASACPFVPDVFDCRRNGRPDNAYLKFRWSPANCQLPRFDGADFLRRWRGKTVMFVGDSLSMNQWVSLACLLHAAAPAPVRATLTAGEPVSSVRFEDYDLQVVLYHTAFLVDVVQEDAGRVLKLDSMRNATAWLAAHLLVFNTWHWWTYRGASQVWDFVQDGNSTYRDMDRLTAFSKGLSTWAHWVDANVDASSTRVFFQGISPSHYMSKQQEGEAGAAARARTATGGGGGGSCLKQTRPLQEATDAAAGGGTAPEQGVVRGVIGAMASPVALLDITALSQLRIDAHPSVYAGPGRDGMDCTHWCIAGLPDAWNQIMYAMLLRQHQG from the exons ATGGCGCCGGAACGGTGGGCGCTGTGCCGCTGTGGCTGGGTGCTGATGACGACCATGGCCCTTGCCGCGGCCGCTCTCCCCGGCGCGAGAGGGAGCTCCTCGGgctcggcggccgccaccgccgcgggctGCGACCTGTTCCAGGGGAGGTGGGTGGCGGACAAGTCGTACCCGCTGTACGACGCGTCGGCGTGCCCGTTCGTGCCAGACGTCTTCGACTGCCGCCGCAACGGCCGCCCCGACAACGCGTACCTCAAGTTCCGGTGGAGCCCGGCCAACTGCCAGCTGCCCAG GTTCGACGGCGCGGATTTcctgcggcggtggcgcgggaaGACGGTGATGTTCGTGGGGGACTCGCTGAGCATGAACCAGTGGGTGTCCCTCGCCTGcctgctccacgccgccgcgccggctccCGTCCGCGCCACCCtgaccgccggcgagcccgtcTCCTCCGTGCGCTTCGAGGACTACGACCTGCAGGTGGTGCTGTACCACACGGCGTTCCTGGTGGACGTGGTGCAGGAGGACGCCGGCCGGGTGCTCAAGCTCGACTCCATGCGCAACGCCACCGCCTGGCTCGCCGCGCACCTGCTCGTCTTCAACACCTGGCACTGGTGGACCTACAGGGGCGCCAGCCAAGT GTGGGACTTCGTGCAGGACGGGAACAGCACGTACCGGGACATGGACCGGCTCACGGCCTTCTCCAAGGGCCTCTCCACATGGGCGCACTGGGTGGACGCCAACGTCGACGCGTCCAGTACCAGGGTCTTCTTCCAGGGCATCTCCCCCAGCCACTACATGTCGAAGCAGCAGGAGGgcgaggccggcgcggcggcgagggcgaggacggcgaccgggggaggcggcggcggcagctgcctGAAGCAGACGCGGCCGCTGCAGGAGGCCAcggacgccgcggcgggcgggggcACGGCGCCGGAGCAGGGCGTGGTGCGGGGCGTGATCGGCGCCATGGCGTCGCCGGTGGCGCTGCTGGACATCACGGCGCTGTCGCAGCTCAGGATCGACGCGCACCCGTCCGTGTACGCCGGGCCGGGGCGGGACGGCATGGACTGCACGCACTGGTGCATCGCGGGGCTCCCCGACGCGTGGAACCAGATCATGTACGCCATGCTCCTCCGGCAGCACCAGGGATGA